From Anaerolineae bacterium, one genomic window encodes:
- a CDS encoding putative carbohydrate kinase, whose product MLVVGNYTIDLIFTGLPALPELGREVIGKGFAMLPGEAYNSAVAMHRLGLRVAWAGDFGNDELSQLALKYARQERLDETFFVHHARPLRRLSVAASFPTDRAFITYYDPDPLIPAGLRALRRVRARLLFVPGFYAGPLFFLGLRWVRAKGMKVVMDGNSHPDTHLKRAAVRRAIAALDAFLPNAAEALHLTGETDLTRAIRRLGELCPMVVVKAGASGAYAYQNGRLLHEPALNLKPLDTTGAGDCFNAGFLRAWLDGLPLEVCLRWGNIVGGLSTLDYGATGRKVGLEDVKKYL is encoded by the coding sequence GTGCTGGTGGTAGGCAATTACACCATTGATTTGATCTTCACTGGCTTGCCTGCTCTGCCCGAATTAGGGCGGGAAGTGATCGGCAAGGGTTTTGCGATGCTGCCGGGTGAGGCTTATAACAGCGCTGTGGCGATGCATCGCCTGGGGTTGCGTGTGGCGTGGGCGGGCGACTTTGGGAATGATGAACTCAGCCAGCTTGCCCTGAAGTATGCGCGCCAGGAGAGGTTGGATGAGACGTTTTTCGTGCATCATGCCCGCCCTTTGCGCCGCTTGAGCGTCGCTGCTTCCTTTCCTACAGATCGTGCCTTTATCACCTACTACGACCCGGATCCGCTCATTCCGGCCGGGCTGCGCGCCCTGCGCAGGGTGCGGGCGCGTTTGCTCTTTGTGCCCGGTTTCTATGCCGGGCCGTTGTTCTTTCTTGGTTTACGCTGGGTGAGGGCGAAGGGGATGAAAGTGGTCATGGATGGCAATTCGCACCCTGACACACATCTGAAGCGCGCCGCGGTGCGGCGGGCTATTGCAGCCTTAGATGCTTTCCTGCCCAACGCTGCTGAAGCATTGCATCTAACCGGCGAGACCGACTTAACCCGCGCTATTCGGCGCCTGGGGGAACTCTGCCCTATGGTGGTAGTGAAAGCTGGCGCGTCGGGAGCTTATGCCTACCAGAACGGACGCCTGCTTCATGAGCCCGCTCTAAACCTCAAACCGTTAGACACCACCGGGGCAGGGGATTGTTTCAACGCCGGCTTTTTGCGCGCCTGGTTGGATGGGTTACCACTGGAAGTTTGTTTGCGCTGGGGGAATATCGTTGGCGGGCTCTCGACACTGGATTACGGCGCCACCGGTCGCAAGGTCGGCCTGGAAGACGTAAAGAAATATTTATAG